A single genomic interval of Daucus carota subsp. sativus chromosome 1, DH1 v3.0, whole genome shotgun sequence harbors:
- the LOC108210802 gene encoding bet1-like SNARE 1-2 has product MSYRREHRASRSSLFDDYDSLEEGGLKASSFYSRDIDQHDNDKAIDSLQDRVVFLKRLTGDIHNEVESHNRMLDRTGSEMDASRGIMSGTMDRFKMVFEKRSSRKTCGLVACFVVSFFVLYYSFRILLYFTYG; this is encoded by the exons ATGAGCTACAGAag ggaGCATCGTGCTTCTAGATCTTCACTCTTTGATGATTATGATAGCCTTGAGGAGGGTGGTCTTAAGGCCTCTTCCTTCTACTCTCGTGATATTGATCAGCATGACAATGACAAAGCGATCGACAGCCTGCAAGACAGAGTCGTGTTTTTGAAGAGG TTGACAGGTGACATACACAATGAGGTGGAAAGTCATAATCGTATGCTGGACCGAACA GGAAGTGAAATGGATGCATCAAGGGGAATTATGTCAGGTACAATGGATAGGTTCAAGATG GTATTTGAGAAGAGATCAAGTCGAAAAACATGTGGACTTGTGGCTTGTTTTGTGGTTTCTTTCTTTGTATTATACTATTCTTTCAG GATCCTCTTGTACTTCACATATGGCTAG
- the LOC108204583 gene encoding ethylene receptor 2, with protein sequence MSKSLLVQLLILWVLFSVSVASNDFSGCNCDEDEGFWTVEGITVCQKVSDFLIAVAYFSIPIELLYFISCSNVPFKWVIIEFIAFIVLCGMTHLLNGWTYGPHTFQLMLALTIFKLLTALVSFATAITLITLIPLLLKVKVREFMLIKKTWDLGREVGIIKQQKEAGWHVRMLTQEIRKSLDRHTILYTTLDKLSETLDLQNCVIWMPNETRTEMNLTHELKGGNISGLYNLSIPISDLDVRKIKENDGVKILDPQSALAVRSSRGTAEPGTVAAIRMPMLRVSDFKGGTPEIIQACYAILVLVLPSGQHRSWGDQEIEILNVVADQVAVALSHAAVLEESQLVREKLGEQNRALQQAKQDAMMATQARNAFQTVMSNGLRRPMHSVMGLLSIMQDENLSSDQKTLVQTMATTSDVLSVLINDVMDASPKDNAKFPFEMRYFSLHSMVKEAGCLAKCLCAYKGHSFSIEVERSLPDYVMGDERRVFQVILHMVGNLLKGTNKQGRLTIRVFSERGSQGRNDQRWGTWRTNSFDGQVHVKFEIGIKNNDALMNSSGEERYWNKRIEEGLSFGICRKLVQMMQGNIWVVPNPVGFDQSMALVLQFQLRPSIVVGVSETGETSSELQNSNSLFIGRQVLLADHDDVNLAVTRKLLEKLGCVVSVVSSGHECLAALGTSASPFQVIFVDLHMHDLDGYDIAMRIRKFRSRNWPLIIALSASDNEDVWEKCLQVGINGLVQKPVLLSGIADELRRVLIKTNKVA encoded by the exons ATGTCAAAATCATTGCTAGTTCAATTATTGATCTTGTGGGTTCTTTTCTCTGTTTCGGTCGCGAGCAATGACTTCTCTGGTTGTAATTGCGATGAGGATGAGGGATTTTGGACTGTAGAAGGCATCACGGTATGCCAAAAAGTGAGTGATTTCTTGATTGCTGTGGCATATTTTTCCATCCCTATTGAACTCCTCTATTTTATTAGTTGCTCAAACGTTCCATTCAAATGGGTAATCATAGAATTCATCGCCTTCATTGTTCTATGCGGGATGACACATTTGCTTAATGGTTGGACTTATGGCCCCCATacgtttcaactgatgcttgctTTGACTATTTTCAAATTACTCACTGCACTAGTCTCATTTGCAACTGCCATAACTTTAATCACCCTTATTCCGTTGTTGCTGAAAGTAAAAGTTAGAGAGTTCATGTTGATAAAGAAAACTTGGGATCTTGGACGCGAAGTTggaataataaagcaacaaaaaGAAGCAGGTTGGCATGTTCGTATGCTCACCCAAGAAATACGGAAGTCACTTGATCGTCACACTATATTGTATACAACGCTAGATAAGTTGTCTGAGACACTAGATTTGCAAAATTGCGTAATTTGGATGCCCAATGAGACTAGAACTGAGATGAACCTTACACATGAATTGAAAGGGGGAAACATTTCTGGGTTATATAATCTTTCCATCCCAATTAGTGATCTTGATGTTAGAAAGATTAAGGAGAATGATGGAGTTAAGATACTTGACCCTCAATCAGCACTTGCAGTTAGAAGTAGCCGAGGAACTGCTGAGCCAGGAACTGTGGCTGCTATTAGGATGCCAATGTTAAGAGTTTCTGACTTTAAAGGTGGAACCCCTGAAATAATACAAGCATGTTATGCAATACTTGTTTTGGTTCTTCCCAGTGGACAACATAGGTCCTGGGGCGATCAGGAAATAGAGATATTAAATGTAGTTGCTGATCAAGTAGCTGTAGCACTTTCCCATGCCGCAGTTTTAGAAGAGTCACAACTAGTGAGAGAGAAATTAGGCGAGCAAAATCGGGCCTTGCAACAGGCAAAACAAGATGCTATGATGGCTACTCAGGCAAGGAATGCCTTTCAGACGGTAATGAGTAATGGACTGAGAAGACCTATGCACTCAGTTATGGGTTTGCTTTCTATTATGCAAGATGAAAACTTGAGCAGCGACCAAAAGACCTTGGTTCAGACAATGGCTACAACAAGTGATGTTCTCTCTGTCTTGATAAATGATGTGATGGATGCATCACCGAAGGACAATGCTAAGTTTCCGTTTGAGATGAGGTATTTCAGCCTACATTCTATGGTAAAAGAAGCAGGTTGCCTTGCCAAGTGCTTGTGCGCATACAAAGGTCATTCGTTTTCTATTGAAGTTGAAAGGTCACTTCCAGATTATGTTATGGGGGATGAGAGGAGAGTTTTCCAGGTTATTTTACATATGGTAGGAAATCTCCTAAAGGGTACCAACAAACAAGGGCGTCTAACCATAAGGGTATTCTCAGAGAGGGGAAGCCAGGGAAGAAATGATCAACGATGGGGAACATGGAGAACAAATTCGTTCGATGGGCAGGTTCATGTAAAATTTGAGATTGGTATCAAGAATAATGATGCATTGATGAATAGTTCTGGTGAGGAAAGATATTGGAACAAGAGAATTGAGGAAGGCTTGAGCTTTGGCATTTGCAGGAAACTAGTCCAG ATGATGCAAGGAAATATCTGGGTAGTTCCAAATCCAGTGGGTTTTGATCAAAGCATGGCTCTTGTTCTTCAATTTCAACTCCGGCCATCGATTGTAGTAGGCGTTTCAGAAACTGGCGAGACATCCTCTGAGCTCCAAAACTCAAATTCTCTATTTATTGGGCGGCAGGTGCTGTTAGCTGATCATGATGATGTAAACCTTGCTGTAACTCGAAAGCTCCTGGAGAAGCTGGGATGTGTAGTTTCCGTTGTCTCATCCGGGCATGAATGCCTTGCTGCATTGGGAACCTCCGCATCACCTTTCCAAGTTATCTTCGTAGATCTCCACATGCATGACCTCGATGGATATGATATTGCAATGAGAATCCGGAAGTTTAGAAGTCGAAATTGGCCGCTCATCATCGCCTTGTCCGCAAGTGATAACGAAGATGTGTGGGAAAAATGTTTGCAAGTAGGGATTAATGGCCTTGTTCAAAAACCGGTTCTTCTATCAGGCATTGCTGATGAGCTTCGTAGAGTTCTTATAAAAACAAACAAGGTTGCATAA
- the LOC108221474 gene encoding uncharacterized protein LOC108221474 translates to MDDVQSPAQRVFEESPKPVEKSEEKKPPGSEAKSEESKPKSWANVVKKDVPELKFNYYPKAKGVSLLEPPDEVLKKGNDKYKFCVVGTFSKGTLAYKLVSEFAFKFWKSWGLLSVHQKDKSTFMFRFSDLIGVNNLLSRGTWYIERRPMIMTAWGQKPGSSIITSMPLWVKFYNLPDSYWTEDGLAHVASVIGKPIGADQLTAKLEILPFAKMQVNYTLGDPLPNDINVTVIDPVTEERSIAKVLVSYPVRPLFCTGCNSLGHSPSACPKIKRVWKQKDVSSAESPPGDAQNPHTSYTAAEVNNPNGDSPAEHSHATPFKSSNPDDDWTEVKRKKPQSPMESEYSPTPPVKFKNLKKIDEIEGKKAHPVPPGSPKRLTKSQKKKLKTSMGSSPQAQA, encoded by the coding sequence ATGGATGATGTTCAATCCCCTGCTCAGAGGGTGTTTGAGGAAAGCCCTAAACCAGTAGAGAAAAGTGAGGAGAAAAAACCACCTGGGTCAGAAGCTAAAAGCGAGGAGAGTAAGCCGAAATCTTGGGCTAATGTGGTTAAAAAAGATGTTCCTGAGCTGAAATTTAACTATTATCCGAAAGCTAAAGGTGTTTCACTCCTTGAACCTCCGGATGAGGTTTTGAAGAAAGGTAatgacaaatataaattttgtgttGTGGGCACTTTCTCGAAAGGTACTTTGGCATATAAATTGGTTTCGGAGTTTGCTTTTAAGTTCTGGAAATCATGGGGTCTGTTGTCAGTGCACCAGAAGGACAAATCCACGTTTATGTTTCGCTTTTCTGACCTTATTGGTGTCAACAATCTATTATCTCGGGGAACCTGGTATATCGAGCGTAGGCCAATGATCATGACAGCCTGGGGACAAAAACCAGGGAGTTCGATCATCACTAGCATGCCGCTTTGGGTCAAGTTCTATAATCTTCCTGATAGTTACTGGACAGAGGATGGTCTTGCTCACGTTGCTAGTGTAATTGGCAAACCGATTGGCGCGGACCAACTCACTGCAAAATTGGAAATTCTCCCATTCGCCAAAATGCAAGTTAACTACACATTAGGTGACCCCTTACCTAATGACATCAATGTCACTGTTATTGACCCGGTAACTGAAGAACGCTCTATTGCTAAAGTCTTGGTCTCTTACCCGGTAAGACCACTTTTTTGTACTGGATGTAACTCTTTGGGCCATTCGCCCTCTGCTTGTCCGAAAATTAAAAGGGTGTGGAAGCAAAAGGATGTGAGTTCTGCGGAGAGTCCTCCTGGTGATGCCCAGAACCCGCATACATCTTATACAGCTGCTGAAGTTAATAATCCAAATGGGGATAGCCCTGCTGAGCACTCTCATGCTACCCCGTTTAAGAGTTCCAATCCTGACGATGATTGGACAGAAGTTAAAAGGAAAAAGCCACAATCACCTATGGAATCTGAGTATTCCCCTACACCTCCTGTCAAATTCAAAAATCTCAAGAAAATTGATGAAATTGAGGGTAAAAAGGCTCATCCAGTACCACCGGGCAGCCCCAAGCGTCTAACGAAGTCTCAAAAGAAGAAGCTGAAAACTTCAATGGGGAGCAGTCCCCAAGCCCAAgcctaa